Proteins encoded by one window of Nicotiana tabacum cultivar K326 chromosome 10, ASM71507v2, whole genome shotgun sequence:
- the LOC142165443 gene encoding uncharacterized protein LOC142165443 gives MSQLKSIDKKTYNYNMEEPLERWARSWFPQRRYDMLTTNMVESINSVLLKGREMPILRILDFIQEKLGEWFYERRKKANKTFHRVSIWAEEEMTKKMDLACKMSVFNLNSMLFRINSEEIKFIVDLKKRTCDCLEFQLDELPYPHAIAAINKRYLQKSNYCSNWYSKETWLKTYEGHVNTVGDQKS, from the exons ATGTCCCAACTCAAAAGTATTGACAAGAAAACATACAATTACAATATGGAAGAGCCTCTAGAGAGATGGGCTCGATCATGGTTCCCACAGCGACGTTATGATATGCTAACAACAAACATGGTAGAATCAATAAATTCTGTTTTACTAAAAGGGAGAGAAATGCCTATTTTAAGAATATTAGATTTCATCCAAGAAAAGTTGGGAGAGTGGTTTTACGAACGGAGAAAAAAGGCAAATAAAACTTTTCACAGAGTCTCAATATGGGCAGAAGAAGAGATGACTAAGAAGATGGACTTGGCTTGTAAAATGTCT gTGTTCAACCTTAATTCAATGTTATTCAGAATAAATAGTGAAGAAATCAAATTCATTGTGgacttaaagaagagaacttgtgactgcctggaattccaacttgatgaattGCCCTATCCACATGCAATTGCTGCTATTAATAAGAGATATCTACAGAAATctaattactgctcaaattggtatTCAAAGGAAACATGGTTGAAAACATATGAAGGACATGTGAATACCGTGGGAGATCAAAAATCATAG